The proteins below are encoded in one region of Timaviella obliquedivisa GSE-PSE-MK23-08B:
- a CDS encoding ferredoxin — translation MSDLHGGFEPELGGQLRDAPERTGLEPELGGTARQRGVYVDEVICIGCKHCAHVARNTFYIEPDYGRSRVVRQDGDSEDVVQEAIDTCPVDCIYWLDYTEVKQREEERKYQVIPIAGFPVDGSRVRRRRKR, via the coding sequence ATGAGCGATTTGCACGGTGGTTTTGAGCCAGAACTAGGCGGCCAATTGCGAGACGCGCCAGAACGTACGGGTTTAGAGCCGGAGCTAGGCGGCACGGCACGGCAACGGGGCGTGTACGTTGATGAGGTGATTTGTATTGGCTGTAAACACTGTGCTCATGTTGCCCGTAATACCTTTTACATTGAGCCAGATTATGGGCGATCGCGCGTGGTGCGCCAAGATGGGGACTCGGAAGACGTGGTGCAAGAGGCGATCGATACTTGCCCGGTAGACTGCATTTATTGGTTGGACTATACCGAAGTGAAGCAGCGAGAAGAAGAGCGAAAATATCAGGTGATTCCGATCGCGGGGTTTCCGGTGGATGGGAGCAGAGTGCGGCGGCGGCGGAAGCGGTGA
- a CDS encoding DUF1257 domain-containing protein, which yields MSHFSQIKTQIRDLSSLKAALTDVGVDWKAGDQPVKGYRGQTRTAEVTIEQDNGYDVGFSWNGQEYELVADLQYWQQPLTVQGFLNKVTQRYAYHTVVEETTRQGFQLSEQQQQQDGSIRLVLQRWSA from the coding sequence ATGTCACACTTTAGCCAAATTAAAACTCAGATTCGTGATCTCTCTTCTTTAAAAGCTGCTTTAACTGATGTTGGGGTTGATTGGAAAGCAGGCGATCAACCTGTTAAAGGTTATCGAGGACAAACCCGTACGGCAGAAGTCACCATTGAGCAAGACAATGGTTACGATGTCGGGTTTAGCTGGAATGGTCAGGAATATGAGCTAGTTGCTGATCTACAATACTGGCAGCAGCCGCTAACCGTCCAAGGCTTCTTAAACAAAGTGACTCAGCGCTACGCCTACCACACGGTTGTAGAAGAAACGACCCGGCAAGGGTTTCAGCTATCAGAGCAACAGCAGCAGCAAGATGGCTCAATTCGCTTAGTGCTGCAACGCTGGAGCGCTTAG